The following nucleotide sequence is from Gammaproteobacteria bacterium.
TGGATGCAAACTGCCACTGAAATATTGAGGTACTACCTTAGAACCAATAAAACCTAAAATACCTGCTGCCAGTACGATGATCGGAAATGGAATATGAAAGAAAAAGATCGCAACAAACGCAAGCACAGCCATAGCGCGCAACACATTGTTTTTAAGTGCACGTGAACCAATTCGATATGCTGCAAATAACACAATAGCAGTAACGGCAGGTTTAACCCCATACAACACCCCTGCCACAATTTGTGTGTTGCCGTATTCTAAATAAATCCAAGTAAGTGCGATGAGAATAAATAAGGATGGCAGTACAAATAAGAACCCTGCAATTAAACCGCCTTTCACACCATGCAAGAGCCAACCTATATACGTAGCGAGCTGTTGCGCCTCTGGCCCCGGTAACACCATGGTGTAATTAAGAGCGTGTAGAAATCGATTTTCAGATATCCAGCGCCTACGCTCCACCAGTTCTTGGTGCATCATGCTGATCTGACCTGCTGGCCCACCAAAGCTGATGAAACCAAGCTTAAGCCACCATTTCATGGCTTCAAATAAACTAACGGAATTGGGTTTTGTAGTAGGTGGCATTAATTTTCTTCTTTTTGGGCTTCTTATTCTGTTAATTTATTGTCTTCTTTTTTGGGCAATAAAAAAGGCAGCCCGAAGGCTGCCTTTACATAAACCCTTTGCATAAACCTATGTATGAAGGGCTATTCGCCTACACCAAGTTTTCCACCTTTCCCAAGTCCACCTTCAACGTTTTGTACTTTGTAATTGCGTAATGCTTTGACCATATTGTTGTATGAGTTTGCAAAGGCTGCTGCAATTACTTTACCTTCAGGTGTTTTAGTAAATGCAGATGCTGCACCACCGCTACCACCTTTATTAAATATTCCAAACCCTGCGCCAAAACTGAATTTCTTTGAAGTGCCTTGTGCAGCGGCTATTTGCACACTAGAGCGGTTATCGATTAATAATAATGTGGTTGAAGCCTCGTCTCTTTTTAATTTTCCAGCAACACTATCTAATAAATCGCCTGCACCCCCAAGCTTTCCAAATAATTTACCTTTCGCTCCACCAGTTTCTTCTGAAACTTGAATCTCAGGGCTCATAGTATAGTCCGCCGCTACCATTTGGCCTTTACCAAAATTACTGCCTTCACGAGTTTCACCTGATGCTTCTAGTTGGCGCTCACCCATCACTTCTTTCATTGCTTTGCCTCTCTCAACCACAACAAAACAATTTGATTGCTGAACCATTAAACGTAGCAAAGGGGTTGTACTGCCTAACGTTGGGTAACGACGATAATAGCTATGCCACCAGGTTGAGTGTTGATCTTCATGCACCGCTAATGTGCCAAGAGGCTCGGAACAAGATTCTAATTGGCTATCTGCACCAGTTGAATTTGCGCCACCCGCAGAACCAGAAACCCCATCCGCATGTGCTGGCAAAACGAATGTTGCTAAAGCGAAAAAAGATATTAAACCCATTGGAAAAGACATTAGTCTAGACATTTGCATCATAGATAATCCCATTGTTGTAAATTAGTAATAGCCTAGTTGGAAGCAACCAACCAAAAATGCCGGATAAATATAACATTAACATCGCAGATGCTGTATTTGTCAATAAATTTATAATTCAAACAGCACCTTAATGACCAAACCAAAGAAAATGCTTTAGCTATAAAAGCAGAACTAAGTCGAGATCTATCCGTTAGCGATGGCTAACATTTCATCGCGGCGAGTGAATTTCTCGCGTGGTTTCCCTTTTGGTTCACCAGCTGCTACTTCTGCTGCATCAATCTTTTCCCATTGCGGATAATTAATATAGCTCGCACCATTAGCATCAAGTATTTTGTACAGTGCTGCTCGCCCTGCTTTATCGCTAGTAAATTTATTTACATCTTCTAATAGCATTTCGACTGACTCTACCGCGCATGCGCGGTTGGTACCGATAATTCCGGAAGGCCCACGTTTAATCCACCCTGCGGTATACAAACCCGTCACTACATCACCTCCATGTTCAGTCGTAATGCGACCCTCTTCATTTGGAATGGTGCCCCAACGATCATAAAAAGGCACATCTTCTATGGGCACGCCGTTATAACCAATACTACGGAATAGTATTCCACAATCGATTTCCATAGTTTCACCCGTACCTTTGCACGATTGTTTAAAGGGCTCACCTGATAGTGTATTAATTTCGAATACAACTTTTTCTAAACGACCATCGCCTTCAAGACGAATAGGACTTTTTAAGAAAGTTGAAATACATGTGCGCGGTTTACCGCTATCTTCTGATTCGGCAAACTTTTGAAATATTTCGACGTTCTTTTTATTGCCACGCCCTGCTTTTTCTTCTAACTCTTGTTGACTAACATCGTTCAGTACTAATTCTTTAGGATCAATATAAGCGCGACAGTTTTCGATTTCTAAAAACTCTTTCAACTCTTTTGAAGCAAACTTGGCTTGTGCAGGACCACGACGGCCAACTACATAAATGGTTTTGATCTTACTTTCTGCTAAGGCATCAAGCGCATGCTGTGAGATATCAGTGTGTTTTAGTTCATCAACAGACTTAGCCAGTATTCTAGACACGTCAGCCGCTACATTACCTTGACCAATTACCACTGCGGTTTCATGCGAAAGATCGAAGCTACGATCACGATAATCAGGATGGCCGTTATACCAACCGACAAATTCGGTTGCGGTATAACTACCCGCTAAATCTTCACCTGGAACACCTAATTTACGATCAGTTTCTGCACCACAAGTATAGATAACGGCATGATAAATTTCTTGCAACTCTTTAGCTTTAACATCTTTACCGACTGTTACATTACCAACAAAGTTAAATTCTGGGTTTTGCGCAATTTTTTTATAGACTTCGATGGCTTGTTTAAGTTTTGGATGATCGGGTGCTACGCCACTACGCACTAAACCAAATGGTGCAGGCAATCTTTCGATTAAATCAATTTCAACGTTGAGATCAGATTTAATTAGTGATTCAGCAGCATAAAAACCACTTGGACCGCTTCCGACAATGGCTACACGTAATGGATTACTCTCACTACCAATACTCATTCAAAACTCTCCTATTTCTCTCTAGATTCTATTCTTATTATTCTTCTTGAATCCCTTCTCGATCATTCCGTTTTATATGACACAAACAAAAACGCACAACATAAAGCTGTGCGTCTTATAAAATCTAAGCTTTATTGATTATTTAAAATCCTAGCTCTGTTTTACGATCTTCAGCACCATCCAGAGGATCCATTGGCTCTTCGATTAATGGCAAATCACCACACTTATCAGCGTTGATCTCCACCCATCCTTCTTGGCCTTCAGGAATATCATCTTCCTCGTAAATTGCCTCTACTGGGCATTCCGGTATGCAAGCGCTGCAATCAATGCATACATCTGGGTCGATGTAGAGCATTTCATCATCAAAATGAAAGCAAGCTACTGGACATACGGATACGCAATCTGTAAATCGACAGCCTTTGCAATTCTCTGTAACAACTGTAGTCATGTAGTTTCTCCTATGTGACTTACCCAATGAGATAAAAAAGTTAGACTAAATATGTAGATGCCGTGATAAGTGTCATGTGGTCGTTGCACTAACGTTCAAACAGTAGTACTTCACCACGATTGAGCTCAATCCCGTCTCCGCAATAGCGCTTGAATTTCCCATTTAGGTGTTTATCTTGGATTTTTCTTTTAAATCCATTCTCACGTAATTTTGTGAAATACAAACGCAAAAACAATGGATGATATGTACACGAATATTCAAAACTAGGCAACATGGGTGCATCTTGTAACGACACAATGGTGCCTCGTCTCATTCCCGCGCCTGTCCGTATTCCTAATTCACCCAAAACAATTATCGAGCCGGCCAACATATTTACACCTGTAAAGTCGCCGGCATTGCCACCAATAGCGATTAGCCCGCGACGCATTGCACTGCCAATCTCATTCTTGGCATCACCGTGCACAAATATTTCTCCACCTGTAATACCAGTGGATTGACCTCTATAAGCACTACCAACCATGTGACCTGCATTTTTCTTTATCGTAATGCGCCCACCTGACATTTCTGGCCCTACCCAATCCCCTGCGGAACCATTCACTTCAATTGCGCCACCCGACATCCCGGCACCCAGGTGCATACCCACATCACCATCGATAATGATCTTGCCCTTTGACATTCCAGCGCCAATAAGTTTTACACCACTTAAATCCCCTTCGACATGAATTTCTGCAGCACCCTTACCGGTTACTTTGAAAAAATCACCTAATTTACACTTCACATTACCGTGCATAACGTTGAGATGCTCGATACCGGATTGAGACAAGCTCGCGAACACAGTGGGATTAATCACTTCAGTTTCCAAAGGCACTTCAGGTTTTGTATACAGCTTTAAGTGTGTAACAGACATATCTATTTACTTAAGGTCTTTTTAATATCTTTATGTTTTTACTAAATAATTTATTATTTTAGTTTCTTATTTTAACCGTTCGCAATTTCATGCAAGTGAAAATGAAATTTACCCAGATCACCACCATAATTACCTGCAGTAATCATCGTCGCGCCTTTTTCTGCCGCAGCATGAATGCCACGACGCATGGATTCCTTGATCGCTTCTTCGCTTAGGCCATCTACTACAATTTCATACACAGCCTCTACATTCTCTGGCACTACAGAATCTTTTGAGATGGCACGTAAGGTTGGACAATAAGCGTCATTCGTTGATGCGATAAGAGCCTTATATTTAGAGCCTACTTTACTGCCTGATCGAACCAACCCTTGAGGGAATGGCAAGAATACCCCAGCTACTTCTCGCATGGCATTTGCGGCTGCGACTGAAGCTCGCAAGGTAGTGCTTTTTCTTGGTCCGAAGATAATTAAGTTGCCACCACCAATAGCGGATTGAATACCGAACTTATCATCAATTAAAAATTCACCTTCCATCACAGGAATACGCCATGAACGAATGCCATCTATAACTTTACTAATTTGATGCCCATCACCGAAGTAACGCAGCTTGCCACCTACTGATACAGATTTTTCAGATTCTAAACCGTTAAAACAGGCTGTAGTAGGGCAGGTCATTACACATTGACCAATACGGTCAATTAATTGACCTGCAATGGTTTTACTACTCATGGTGAATAACAACACGCTAATACCTGGGCGACCATCAGGCGTATCTTCTTCAGGAATTTCACTTTCTACTGCTGCTTCTAACTTACAACGAATCACTGAAGTCGCAAACCCTGTCATTGAAGCTGCTGCTGCGCGCGCCCATTGTTTGGTATCGGCAGTGATGATGACTCGAGCACCCCACATCGAAAACGCTTCTGCGAATGTATCTACTATTTCTGTTTTATTAATCTTCATGATTATAAGACCATACTTTAGCCATTAAGATTTAGGATTCGTAGGAATCACTTCATGATTATGCAAATAGTCATCACTAATTGCATAATTATTAAATTTGACTGAATAGTAATCCTCAAAGAACGGTTCGATTTCACCTGCAATGTCTTTATTATAACCAGGCTTTGTATGCAGCAGCTTGCCTGAATGGTCCGTTGCAAACTCATGATCTTTAATGATGGTTACGCCATCTTTTATGACGTAACGCGGTGCATTAAACATGGCTTCTTTATCGTGCTCTTCAGTGTAAATAGTGAGATCCGCATCTGCACCGATACCCAAGTGGCCTTTATTGGTTAATCCCAATGCACGTGCTGGCCCTGCTCGTGTAATGATGGCAATTTCATTTAAAGTGTATTCGCGATCCAACTCTCGCAAACTAGTTTGATTAATAGCTTTTTGATTTACATGCGATAACGCTTCTTTACGATAACCGCTATCCATTAATAATTTTATGAGTTTTGGGTAGCTCATAAACGAACCACCATTTGGATGATCTGTTGATAACAGCACACGCCAAGGATCTTTTGAGTGTAAAAATAATTCTAGGCCCATCGCCCACTGTAATGCATGGGTGTAAATATGATCTTGGTAGGTAAATGGGATAATACCGCAACCACTTTCACACTCCGTGTCTGCGTTAATCCATTTGTTCATTTTAACATTACGTAGCATCCAAGCTAATGGTGCATCGGCCGTCATTGCCGTGGCTTTACCAAACATAACTTGCCCAACATCAGTCGTTATATTTTCGTTATCATTTATGTAGTCAATGATAGAGCGAACACCAGAAACTGCGTCTTTATTTACTTCTCCACCAAAACTATGAAACTGTATATGCGCCATATGCACACGGCGCCCTTGAGCTGCCTTCATAGTATCCAAAGTAGTTTCGATATTGCCGCTATGTCCTAGATTATTGCAATGCACATGCGGAGGATGAGGTAAACCTAATTCATGCGCTGCTTCTATGAAACTTTCAATTACATGTGTAGGGGTTATATCGTAATGATCAATATTGTCGTTAACGTTTGTTATGTTAGCGTTCTTACGGCCCTTCCAAAGTTCATCCGCACCCACATTCACTAACTTAAGAGTGAATGCATGCACAGAGTCAATCCACCATGCAATGGCTTCTTTAAATTCTTGCTTGCGTCCTTCTTTTAATAACTTAAGTAAAAATGCGTTATTCCCTAACAAGACGTAAAAACCTTTATCAATAACAGGCGTATCGTCTAACTCTTCCAATGTGTGTCTTGCGGTAATTGGTGGTACTGCTGCTTCCATTGCAGTGGTATACCCCATAGTTGCATAACGATACCCGGTTGCAAATGTGGATGGCACCACACCACCCGTTCCAGAGCGTGTATGCGCAGTTTTAGGATGCACGTCTAAACGATGATCTTCAGGCTGTAACTTACGCGCAAGATTAACTTTTGCACCCGCAATGTGACAATGGATATCAATTGCACCTGGCATAACCACCATGCCATGCGCATCAATTTTAGTGGCAGAGCTTGAAACGGAATCGACTATCTTGCCATCCCTTATAAAGATGTCTTGTACTTTTCCGTCAATGTTGTTTGCAGGGTCGTATACACGACCATTAACAATTTTTAATTCAGATGACATGTTCTATTTGTTTTTATGTTTACAGATGAATCCTATTCTTCTGCTTATAATTTTTAACAACATCCGTGTAATAAAATTACTCTTTCTCCAGCTTCTTTTGCAACATTTACGCTGCAACTCTGGCCTTCTTGCCGCTTAATAACTTTTTAACTCGATCTCGAATAGCTTCTAGCACTTCTTGATCACCTGGATAGGTTGATTCCATTGCTGGACGTAACGTAATCGGCACATCATCCATTCGATACACCGTTCCACCAGTATTAATCCCATAAGTCGATACCGCAAAACGCACTTTAGCGATACTGCTAGTCACTGTGTCTTTTGTATCTAATGAAATGATAGGAATCTTTTTCATATGTTCAATTGCAGCTTTAGGAAAGTTTGAAGCAGGATCGGATGCTATAATCATTGCAGCATCGGCTTCACCTCGCGAGAGCACATCTGTTGTTGTAAATTCACCTGGATTAAATCTTGGATAACCTCTATTGAAATTTACACCAAACGGATAACCCGTTTGCCATGAAACAACATTGTCTGCACCGGTTACATTTCCGTGACCGCGTACAGGCTTTGCAACAAAGTGAGTGAACTCATTTAAATCTGCCGCAAGGGAAAGCAGTGCTCCTGAATTAAAGTGACGCCCTCTTGTCATGGTCAGACCCATTCCAAAAAACAGAACACCGAATTGACAATTTTTCATGCGCTCAACTAGGTCATCCAGTACTTCACGTGATATACCGGTTTGTTGTTCGATATCGTCCGCAATCTTTTTGCCTTTAACCAACGCACGTAGTGCCCACAATACTTCAAAATCTTTACCTGGTTTTATTTGCATGAAAATATCGGCAACCGGTGTACTAGGTGTTCTGCGCACATCTACCAATACAACAGTACGATCTTTCTTTCCATTTGGTATGTACATGCCTTTAGGGGTAACGGCATAGCGAGTGAAATGACGAGGATGAGATTCTGCGGGATTACCGCCCCAATAAATAACTAAATCAGCCCGGTTTTTTACCTCACCAAGAGTTGCAGTACTTTCGCCAACACCTTGGAAGGCCATGCCGGACGGACCGTGGCAAACAGAAGTAGTCGTATCAATATTGCCATTGATGGTATCCATAATATCTACGGTTACACGTTGCGCTTCACAAGTTGAATCACTCATACCATAGGTGATTGGGAATTTTGCGTCGACTAAAATTTTTGCTGCAGCATCAACACCTTCTTTAAAAGTGGCTACTTTGCCGTCGACAAGTACTACAGGGCGAGTATCAACCGTATGCTCATAAAACCATGCACGACCTAATACACATGCTTTTTTAGCTTTAATAATACGATGCT
It contains:
- a CDS encoding NADP oxidoreductase, with product MSIGSESNPLRVAIVGSGPSGFYAAESLIKSDLNVEIDLIERLPAPFGLVRSGVAPDHPKLKQAIEVYKKIAQNPEFNFVGNVTVGKDVKAKELQEIYHAVIYTCGAETDRKLGVPGEDLAGSYTATEFVGWYNGHPDYRDRSFDLSHETAVVIGQGNVAADVSRILAKSVDELKHTDISQHALDALAESKIKTIYVVGRRGPAQAKFASKELKEFLEIENCRAYIDPKELVLNDVSQQELEEKAGRGNKKNVEIFQKFAESEDSGKPRTCISTFLKSPIRLEGDGRLEKVVFEINTLSGEPFKQSCKGTGETMEIDCGILFRSIGYNGVPIEDVPFYDRWGTIPNEEGRITTEHGGDVVTGLYTAGWIKRGPSGIIGTNRACAVESVEMLLEDVNKFTSDKAGRAALYKILDANGASYINYPQWEKIDAAEVAAGEPKGKPREKFTRRDEMLAIANG
- the fhcD gene encoding formylmethanofuran--tetrahydromethanopterin N-formyltransferase, whose product is MKINKTEIVDTFAEAFSMWGARVIITADTKQWARAAAASMTGFATSVIRCKLEAAVESEIPEEDTPDGRPGISVLLFTMSSKTIAGQLIDRIGQCVMTCPTTACFNGLESEKSVSVGGKLRYFGDGHQISKVIDGIRSWRIPVMEGEFLIDDKFGIQSAIGGGNLIIFGPRKSTTLRASVAAANAMREVAGVFLPFPQGLVRSGSKVGSKYKALIASTNDAYCPTLRAISKDSVVPENVEAVYEIVVDGLSEEAIKESMRRGIHAAAEKGATMITAGNYGGDLGKFHFHLHEIANG
- a CDS encoding peptidoglycan-binding protein — its product is MMQMSRLMSFPMGLISFFALATFVLPAHADGVSGSAGGANSTGADSQLESCSEPLGTLAVHEDQHSTWWHSYYRRYPTLGSTTPLLRLMVQQSNCFVVVERGKAMKEVMGERQLEASGETREGSNFGKGQMVAADYTMSPEIQVSEETGGAKGKLFGKLGGAGDLLDSVAGKLKRDEASTTLLLIDNRSSVQIAAAQGTSKKFSFGAGFGIFNKGGSGGAASAFTKTPEGKVIAAAFANSYNNMVKALRNYKVQNVEGGLGKGGKLGVGE
- a CDS encoding formylmethanofuran dehydrogenase subunit A, with amino-acid sequence MSSELKIVNGRVYDPANNIDGKVQDIFIRDGKIVDSVSSSATKIDAHGMVVMPGAIDIHCHIAGAKVNLARKLQPEDHRLDVHPKTAHTRSGTGGVVPSTFATGYRYATMGYTTAMEAAVPPITARHTLEELDDTPVIDKGFYVLLGNNAFLLKLLKEGRKQEFKEAIAWWIDSVHAFTLKLVNVGADELWKGRKNANITNVNDNIDHYDITPTHVIESFIEAAHELGLPHPPHVHCNNLGHSGNIETTLDTMKAAQGRRVHMAHIQFHSFGGEVNKDAVSGVRSIIDYINDNENITTDVGQVMFGKATAMTADAPLAWMLRNVKMNKWINADTECESGCGIIPFTYQDHIYTHALQWAMGLELFLHSKDPWRVLLSTDHPNGGSFMSYPKLIKLLMDSGYRKEALSHVNQKAINQTSLRELDREYTLNEIAIITRAGPARALGLTNKGHLGIGADADLTIYTEEHDKEAMFNAPRYVIKDGVTIIKDHEFATDHSGKLLHTKPGYNKDIAGEIEPFFEDYYSVKFNNYAISDDYLHNHEVIPTNPKS
- a CDS encoding 4Fe-4S dicluster domain-containing protein, with the translated sequence MTTVVTENCKGCRFTDCVSVCPVACFHFDDEMLYIDPDVCIDCSACIPECPVEAIYEEDDIPEGQEGWVEINADKCGDLPLIEEPMDPLDGAEDRKTELGF
- a CDS encoding formylmethanofuran dehydrogenase subunit C, whose product is MSVTHLKLYTKPEVPLETEVINPTVFASLSQSGIEHLNVMHGNVKCKLGDFFKVTGKGAAEIHVEGDLSGVKLIGAGMSKGKIIIDGDVGMHLGAGMSGGAIEVNGSAGDWVGPEMSGGRITIKKNAGHMVGSAYRGQSTGITGGEIFVHGDAKNEIGSAMRRGLIAIGGNAGDFTGVNMLAGSIIVLGELGIRTGAGMRRGTIVSLQDAPMLPSFEYSCTYHPLFLRLYFTKLRENGFKRKIQDKHLNGKFKRYCGDGIELNRGEVLLFER
- a CDS encoding formylmethanofuran dehydrogenase subunit B, giving the protein MTEAVSTEDKKPVPKKRVDPNAGKNVKIVKDATCTFCGCVCDDMELTVDLDEHRIIKAKKACVLGRAWFYEHTVDTRPVVLVDGKVATFKEGVDAAAKILVDAKFPITYGMSDSTCEAQRVTVDIMDTINGNIDTTTSVCHGPSGMAFQGVGESTATLGEVKNRADLVIYWGGNPAESHPRHFTRYAVTPKGMYIPNGKKDRTVVLVDVRRTPSTPVADIFMQIKPGKDFEVLWALRALVKGKKIADDIEQQTGISREVLDDLVERMKNCQFGVLFFGMGLTMTRGRHFNSGALLSLAADLNEFTHFVAKPVRGHGNVTGADNVVSWQTGYPFGVNFNRGYPRFNPGEFTTTDVLSRGEADAAMIIASDPASNFPKAAIEHMKKIPIISLDTKDTVTSSIAKVRFAVSTYGINTGGTVYRMDDVPITLRPAMESTYPGDQEVLEAIRDRVKKLLSGKKARVAA